The following proteins are co-located in the Roseovarius arcticus genome:
- a CDS encoding fasciclin domain-containing protein, whose product MIRRTFMALAASTAMAFPAFADNHSSMDVVDTAVEAGSFTTLVAAVEAAGLVETLKGEGPFTVFAPTDEAFAALPEGTVDDLLKPENKDKLTAILTYHVVPGKVMSTDLTDGMTAATVEGSDVTIKTEGGVMVNDAAVTKADIEASNGVIHVIDSVLMPSM is encoded by the coding sequence ATGATCCGTAGAACATTCATGGCACTGGCCGCATCGACCGCTATGGCATTTCCCGCATTTGCCGACAACCATTCCAGCATGGACGTCGTTGACACAGCCGTCGAAGCAGGCTCCTTTACCACGCTGGTTGCAGCCGTCGAGGCCGCAGGCCTGGTCGAGACGCTGAAGGGCGAAGGCCCGTTCACCGTTTTTGCCCCCACCGACGAGGCATTTGCAGCACTGCCCGAAGGCACCGTCGATGACCTGCTGAAGCCCGAGAACAAAGATAAGCTGACAGCAATCCTGACCTATCACGTCGTCCCCGGCAAAGTCATGTCGACCGACCTGACCGATGGTATGACTGCGGCGACGGTCGAGGGCAGTGATGTCACCATAAAAACTGAGGGCGGCGTCATGGTGAATGATGCAGCCGTCACGAAAGCTGACATTGAAGCGTCCAATGGCGTCATCCATGTTATCGACAGCGTCCTGATGCCGTCAATGTAA
- a CDS encoding thiamine diphosphokinase, translating into MIVHRSGTVALIGGADVPSEVMRLALSLGERTIAADGGAATALAYGVVPEAVIGDFDSISDEVRTALPKSVLHPVTEQDSTDFEKCISRIDAALIVGAGFSGARVDHQLAVCNVLVRWPARRCVLIGADDAIFLAPPTMALDLPQGCRVSLFPMGAVEGRSDGLNWPIDGLTLTPDGQIGTSNFAVGPVNLTVTTPKLLVILPVEHLGQVADMLLSNPARWP; encoded by the coding sequence ATGATTGTTCACAGATCCGGCACTGTCGCGTTGATTGGTGGGGCGGATGTCCCCTCCGAGGTGATGCGGCTGGCACTGTCGCTGGGCGAACGGACCATTGCCGCTGATGGTGGGGCCGCGACCGCGCTGGCGTATGGAGTCGTGCCCGAGGCGGTCATCGGCGATTTCGATTCGATTTCAGACGAGGTGCGCACGGCGTTGCCGAAGTCCGTGCTGCATCCCGTTACAGAACAGGATAGCACCGATTTCGAAAAATGCATCAGCCGGATCGATGCGGCCCTGATTGTCGGCGCGGGTTTCAGTGGCGCGCGGGTGGATCATCAGCTGGCAGTTTGCAACGTCTTGGTGCGTTGGCCCGCCCGTCGCTGCGTGCTTATTGGCGCGGATGACGCGATTTTTCTCGCGCCGCCTACCATGGCGCTGGATTTGCCTCAGGGCTGCCGCGTGTCACTCTTTCCCATGGGCGCGGTCGAGGGGCGCTCGGACGGGCTGAATTGGCCGATCGATGGCCTGACGCTGACACCGGACGGACAGATCGGAACGTCGAACTTTGCAGTTGGTCCCGTGAACCTAACTGTGACGACGCCCAAGCTGCTGGTGATTCTGCCGGTAGAGCATCTGGGGCAGGTCGCAGATATGTTGTTGAGCAATCCGGCACGCTGGCCCTGA